In a genomic window of bacterium:
- a CDS encoding iron chelate uptake ABC transporter family permease subunit, with the protein MGLPILACLLLVLIHPALGQHVLARGVIFVDLALAQIAALGQSVAFLLGAEPHDPSGYYWSFAFTLLGAALFSFLWDRNHSVLQEAFIGIAFSLATATSLLLLTNAPHGAEHVQGTLNGEALGWVSWKDIFIMGTLYSLVGIFLYFGHKNLTLCSTDTRAAKRKGLSVRLWDFLFYSSFGLVVTSSVKVSGVLAVFSFLIMPLVCATLLGIKGNRRLYWAWGIGLLVSSVSAVLSYDRDWPMGATIVCVFGLSVIFISVVTRMKNADR; encoded by the coding sequence ATGGGATTACCGATCCTGGCGTGCCTCCTGTTGGTGCTGATCCATCCCGCCTTGGGCCAGCATGTGCTGGCCCGGGGCGTTATTTTCGTGGACTTGGCCCTGGCCCAGATCGCGGCCTTGGGTCAGTCCGTCGCTTTTCTTTTGGGCGCCGAACCCCACGATCCCTCGGGCTACTATTGGTCCTTCGCGTTCACCCTTTTGGGAGCGGCCCTATTCAGTTTTTTATGGGACAGGAATCATTCCGTGTTGCAGGAAGCCTTCATCGGCATCGCCTTTTCCCTGGCCACAGCCACCTCCCTTCTTTTATTGACCAATGCCCCCCATGGGGCCGAGCATGTGCAAGGGACCTTGAACGGCGAAGCCTTAGGGTGGGTCTCCTGGAAGGATATCTTCATCATGGGAACCCTTTACAGCCTGGTCGGGATCTTCCTTTATTTCGGACATAAGAACCTCACCCTTTGTTCCACGGACACAAGGGCGGCCAAGCGCAAGGGTTTATCCGTCAGGCTTTGGGATTTCTTGTTCTATTCGTCGTTCGGGCTGGTCGTGACTTCATCCGTGAAGGTGTCAGGCGTATTGGCCGTTTTTTCTTTTCTGATCATGCCGTTGGTCTGCGCCACCCTTTTGGGTATAAAGGGGAACCGCCGCCTTTACTGGGCTTGGGGGATCGGGTTGTTGGTCTCGAGCGTGAGCGCGGTCCTGTCCTATGACCGGGATTGGCCGATGGGCGCGACCATCGTTTGTGTTTTCGGCTTGTCGGTGATTTTTATTTCGGTCGTGACCCGGATGAAAAACGCCGATCGGTAA
- a CDS encoding ABC transporter ATP-binding protein, which produces MKVLEINNLKKSYLSPEGERHLVVNTHHFSLGAGDQTALAGESGSGKTTFLNLIAGILKPDEGDITLAGKPLGPLSEGERDLVRAQTLGYIFQTFNLLQGYTALENVKLGMMFGRGVDEAYATDLLERVGLKNRLHYYPRQMSVGQQQRVAVARALANHPKLVLADEPTGHLDPVRAMESLELIRKICRENGAALLLVSHDREVLAKFDRVENLGRINRIPTAAGRGRSRK; this is translated from the coding sequence ATGAAAGTTTTAGAGATCAACAACCTGAAAAAATCTTACCTATCACCGGAAGGCGAGCGTCATCTCGTCGTCAACACGCATCACTTCAGCCTAGGGGCGGGCGATCAGACCGCCCTGGCCGGGGAAAGCGGGTCCGGAAAGACCACCTTCCTGAACCTCATCGCCGGGATCCTGAAGCCGGACGAGGGGGACATCACCCTCGCCGGGAAGCCTTTGGGTCCCCTCAGCGAGGGGGAGAGGGACCTGGTGCGGGCCCAAACGCTCGGCTACATCTTCCAGACATTCAACCTCCTGCAGGGTTATACGGCCCTGGAGAACGTGAAGCTGGGGATGATGTTCGGGAGGGGGGTGGATGAAGCCTACGCCACGGACCTTTTGGAACGCGTGGGCCTGAAGAACCGCCTCCATTACTACCCCCGGCAGATGTCCGTGGGCCAACAGCAACGGGTCGCCGTGGCCAGGGCTTTGGCGAACCATCCCAAATTGGTGCTGGCGGACGAGCCCACGGGACACCTGGACCCCGTCCGGGCCATGGAATCCTTGGAACTCATCCGGAAGATCTGCCGGGAGAACGGGGCCGCCCTCCTCCTGGTCAGTCATGACCGGGAGGTGTTGGCCAAGTTCGACCGGGTGGAGAACCTCGGCCGGATCAACCGCATCCCCACGGCGGCGGGCCGGGGAAGGAGCCGCAAATGA
- a CDS encoding DUF3299 domain-containing protein → MGASRFRTRFGKVMAALLAGSSLFAWGRSNAGEKAPTPVPTACPVLKDRAVKDAPVTVYPQVDGHDWVTWNTLSHFPYDTPDLDEEIHPKLRAKKKKFPVPEFVKRLDGDKIAVAGFMIPVEANEAGDKATSFILARSQATCCYGITPKMNEWIFVQMAKGKEAEILMDFPVTVFGVLNVGEQKKDNQAWTLYRMVSSKVSIPKVPW, encoded by the coding sequence ATGGGCGCTTCCCGGTTTCGGACCCGGTTCGGGAAGGTGATGGCCGCGCTCTTGGCGGGGTCATCCCTTTTCGCTTGGGGGCGGTCCAACGCCGGGGAAAAGGCCCCGACGCCGGTCCCGACCGCCTGCCCCGTCCTGAAGGACCGCGCCGTGAAGGACGCCCCGGTGACGGTCTATCCCCAGGTGGATGGACACGATTGGGTCACTTGGAACACCCTGTCCCATTTTCCCTATGACACACCGGACCTGGACGAGGAGATCCACCCCAAACTGAGGGCGAAAAAGAAGAAATTCCCCGTTCCGGAATTCGTCAAGCGGCTGGATGGGGACAAGATCGCCGTCGCCGGATTCATGATCCCCGTCGAGGCCAATGAGGCCGGGGACAAGGCGACTTCCTTCATCCTGGCCAGGAGCCAGGCCACCTGTTGTTACGGCATCACCCCCAAGATGAACGAGTGGATCTTCGTCCAAATGGCCAAGGGGAAGGAGGCGGAGATCCTGATGGATTTTCCGGTGACGGTCTTCGGGGTCCTGAACGTCGGGGAACAAAAGAAGGACAACCAGGCCTGGACCCTTTACCGGATGGTCTCCAGCAAGGTCTCCATTCCCAAGGTCCCATGGTGA
- a CDS encoding MerC domain-containing protein, protein MEKKPEVLSRSRLDQVGALLSLTCAVHCVALPFLILALPWIGMAFLVDRRVELLFIGCSMLLATVSFCSGFHLHRKKRLLMLLYFCTGMIVVGKVWIMGPQGLWLAVPGALGLAAGHLLNRRLCLECRTCHHGPSKGITAHE, encoded by the coding sequence ATGGAAAAGAAACCGGAAGTCTTAAGCCGATCACGGCTGGATCAAGTCGGGGCCCTTTTGTCATTGACCTGCGCGGTGCATTGCGTCGCGCTCCCCTTCTTGATCCTGGCCCTGCCCTGGATCGGGATGGCGTTCTTGGTGGACCGCCGGGTCGAGCTTTTGTTCATCGGATGCTCCATGTTGCTGGCCACGGTGAGTTTTTGTTCCGGGTTCCATCTCCACCGGAAAAAGCGCCTTTTGATGCTTCTGTATTTCTGCACCGGGATGATCGTCGTCGGCAAGGTTTGGATCATGGGACCCCAGGGCTTATGGCTGGCCGTCCCCGGGGCGCTGGGACTGGCCGCGGGACACCTTTTGAACCGGAGGCTTTGCCTCGAATGCAGGACCTGTCATCACGGGCCTTCCAAAGGGATCACGGCCCATGAGTGA
- a CDS encoding ABC transporter permease, with protein sequence MNLLQKIKSLLFLVGHNLRQHALSTTITVLSVGLATGLTMAVFSIQQQSRSAFTGGSVGFDAVLGARGSQLQLVLNAVFQLETSPGNIPWALYEAVKNDPRVQLAIPYAVGDNYLGFRIVGTTDEIFTKFEYQKGRHLTLQPDGRFFDPTQREAVIGSFVSQKTRLKVGDTFKPYHGLFFDPNMQHEEVYTVVGVLKPTNTPSDRVVWIPIDGVYRMKGHVLRGTGKDYTAKAGVEIPDANKEVSSVMLKFYNPQAGFMMDQTINRQGKVATLAWPIGKVMAELFDKMGWVSKVLTLVAYLVMLVAAGSILSSLYNTLNERRREFAILRALGAKRSTVFSSILLEASFIAGLGSLAGYAIYLGIFAAAAVVVRRQTGVVLDVFQFHAALAAVPIGMTVLGALSGFIPAFKAYSTDVVRNLDPLS encoded by the coding sequence ATGAACCTCCTTCAAAAGATCAAAAGCCTGTTGTTCCTGGTCGGCCACAATCTCCGCCAGCACGCCCTCTCGACCACCATCACCGTCCTTTCGGTCGGGCTGGCGACCGGCCTGACCATGGCGGTCTTCTCCATCCAACAGCAATCCCGGAGCGCTTTCACGGGAGGCTCGGTGGGGTTCGACGCCGTCCTCGGGGCCAGGGGCAGCCAATTGCAATTGGTCCTCAACGCCGTCTTTCAATTGGAGACCTCCCCCGGGAACATCCCCTGGGCCCTTTACGAGGCGGTGAAGAATGATCCCCGGGTGCAGTTGGCCATCCCCTACGCCGTCGGGGACAACTACCTGGGCTTCCGGATCGTCGGGACGACCGATGAGATATTCACCAAATTCGAATATCAGAAGGGCCGCCACCTGACGCTCCAGCCCGACGGCCGGTTCTTCGACCCGACCCAACGGGAGGCCGTCATCGGCAGTTTCGTCTCCCAAAAGACAAGGTTGAAGGTCGGCGACACCTTCAAGCCTTATCACGGCCTCTTCTTCGACCCCAACATGCAGCACGAAGAGGTCTACACCGTGGTGGGCGTCCTGAAACCCACCAACACCCCCTCGGACCGGGTGGTCTGGATCCCCATCGACGGCGTTTACCGGATGAAGGGGCACGTCCTCCGGGGTACGGGAAAGGATTACACGGCGAAGGCGGGGGTGGAGATACCCGACGCGAACAAGGAGGTCAGCTCGGTCATGTTGAAGTTCTACAACCCCCAGGCGGGTTTCATGATGGACCAGACCATCAACCGCCAGGGCAAGGTGGCCACGCTGGCCTGGCCCATCGGAAAGGTCATGGCGGAGCTGTTCGACAAGATGGGCTGGGTCTCCAAGGTCCTCACCCTGGTGGCCTACCTCGTGATGTTGGTCGCCGCCGGCTCCATCCTTTCCAGCCTTTACAACACCCTGAACGAACGGCGGAGGGAATTCGCGATCCTCCGGGCCCTGGGGGCAAAACGGTCCACCGTTTTTTCCTCGATCCTGTTGGAGGCTTCCTTCATCGCGGGGCTGGGGTCCCTGGCCGGATATGCCATCTACCTCGGCATCTTCGCGGCGGCCGCCGTCGTGGTCCGGCGGCAAACGGGCGTCGTTCTGGACGTTTTCCAATTCCACGCGGCCTTGGCCGCCGTTCCCATCGGGATGACCGTCTTGGGGGCCTTGTCCGGTTTCATCCCGGCGTTCAAGGCTTATTCCACCGACGTCGTCCGCAACCTCGATCCCCTCTCTTGA
- a CDS encoding DUF3299 domain-containing protein: MTHPNRIKTYVKIAGAGRKARITYESRIPPTDWKFWAMIALSVAWFVLLAFMLSKAASTPSLGQWWKTMSAREETPGKNAAPGPKPPVPAGKIPWPQEGDHYRVGFEALASFPCEITDVSQGTSLSQDDTNRGDPFEKKPASKKKRTYDIPAPIRTLNGQKVEVVGFMIPMATDKEKVSSFILAQSRMTCCYGVTPKLNQWIYVKMVPGSEIEGIMDVPVTVHGTLDIGREFDEENGGWCLYRMSSDRVKVPRRSWF, from the coding sequence ATGACCCACCCCAACCGGATCAAAACCTATGTCAAGATCGCCGGGGCCGGAAGAAAGGCCAGGATCACCTACGAATCGCGCATTCCCCCCACGGACTGGAAGTTCTGGGCCATGATCGCCCTGAGCGTGGCCTGGTTCGTTCTCCTGGCTTTCATGCTGTCCAAGGCGGCTTCCACCCCCAGCCTCGGTCAATGGTGGAAGACCATGAGCGCTCGGGAGGAGACCCCGGGTAAGAACGCCGCCCCCGGTCCCAAACCGCCGGTCCCCGCCGGGAAGATCCCCTGGCCCCAGGAAGGCGACCATTACAGGGTCGGGTTCGAGGCCTTGGCTTCCTTTCCCTGCGAGATCACCGACGTCAGCCAGGGAACGAGCCTTTCCCAGGACGACACCAACCGCGGGGATCCCTTCGAAAAAAAGCCGGCGTCCAAAAAGAAACGGACCTACGACATACCGGCGCCCATCCGAACCTTGAACGGGCAAAAGGTCGAGGTGGTCGGTTTCATGATCCCCATGGCGACGGACAAGGAAAAGGTATCATCCTTCATCCTGGCCCAAAGCCGGATGACCTGTTGTTACGGCGTCACCCCCAAGCTCAACCAATGGATCTACGTGAAGATGGTCCCCGGGTCCGAGATCGAGGGGATCATGGATGTGCCCGTCACGGTCCATGGGACCCTGGACATCGGGCGTGAATTCGACGAGGAGAACGGCGGATGGTGCCTTTACCGGATGAGCTCGGACCGGGTGAAGGTGCCAAGGAGGTCCTGGTTTTGA
- a CDS encoding metal ABC transporter substrate-binding protein — protein MKTWIRSLFAVLMLATAVPAMAELKVATSLTDLASVAQFVGGKHVTAFSLCKGYEDPHFVPAKPSLMKKVQDADLFISVGLELDGGWIPLVIPGSRNPKIQPGSKGFMDASEGIEVLEKPTGTVSRAEGDIHPLGNPHYYTDPKNLEIVADHLAKVLAELDPANASDYQANAVAFDKRMETALQGWKEKLKPFRGSYVASYHRNFDYFVERFDLKLAGTVEIKPGIPPSARHLAETAERMKSLGAKVVVYATYNDADASQDLAKKAGGVALEIPFEVDATPEAKDVFSKFDAIVSALAKNL, from the coding sequence ATGAAGACATGGATTCGATCGCTGTTCGCAGTTTTGATGTTAGCCACGGCCGTTCCGGCCATGGCCGAGTTGAAGGTCGCCACATCCTTGACCGATCTGGCCTCGGTGGCCCAGTTCGTCGGGGGTAAACACGTAACGGCCTTTAGCCTATGCAAAGGGTACGAGGACCCGCACTTCGTCCCGGCCAAACCCAGCCTGATGAAAAAGGTCCAGGACGCCGATTTGTTCATTTCGGTGGGGCTTGAATTGGACGGAGGCTGGATCCCCCTGGTGATCCCCGGAAGCCGCAACCCGAAGATCCAGCCCGGTTCCAAGGGCTTTATGGATGCGTCCGAAGGGATCGAGGTGTTGGAAAAACCGACGGGGACCGTCAGCCGGGCGGAGGGGGACATCCATCCCCTGGGCAACCCCCACTATTACACGGACCCCAAGAACCTGGAGATCGTGGCCGACCATTTGGCCAAGGTCCTCGCGGAATTGGACCCGGCCAACGCCTCGGATTATCAAGCCAACGCCGTGGCCTTCGATAAGCGGATGGAGACCGCCTTGCAGGGTTGGAAGGAAAAGTTGAAACCTTTCAGGGGTTCCTACGTCGCGAGCTATCACAGGAACTTCGATTATTTCGTCGAGCGTTTCGACCTGAAGCTGGCGGGGACCGTGGAGATCAAACCCGGCATCCCTCCCAGCGCCAGGCATTTGGCGGAAACGGCCGAAAGGATGAAGTCCTTGGGCGCCAAGGTGGTGGTCTATGCCACCTATAATGATGCCGACGCCAGCCAAGACCTGGCCAAGAAGGCCGGGGGGGTCGCCCTGGAGATCCCGTTCGAGGTCGATGCGACGCCCGAGGCCAAGGATGTTTTCTCCAAATTCGACGCCATTGTCTCCGCGTTGGCCAAGAACCTCTAA